Proteins encoded together in one Sphingomonas radiodurans window:
- a CDS encoding acyl-CoA dehydrogenase family protein — protein sequence MSSNWPDYSDIRGEVAKLCAGFPGQYWREKDRERVYPTEFVDALTTSGFLSVLIPEEYGGAGLPLSAAAAILEEIQQQGANGGACHAQMYVMGTILRHGSEEQKQRYLPDVASGKLRLQAFGVTEPTSGTDTGSLKTFARRDGDRYIVSGQKIWTSRALQSDLMVLLARTTPQDQLTKRTDGLSVFLVDMREALKEGMTIRPIQTMMNHSSTEVFFDDVPVPAANLIGEEGKGFKYILSGMNAERALIAAECIGDAKWFIEKATAYANERKVFGRPIGQNQGIQFPIARAYAQMRAAELLTHEAIRLYEAGENCGAEANMAKMLAAEASWAAGEACIQTHGGFGFAEEYDVERKFRETRLYQVAPISTNLILSFVSEHVLGLPRSF from the coding sequence ATGAGCAGCAACTGGCCGGATTATTCTGACATTCGCGGCGAAGTCGCCAAATTGTGCGCCGGCTTCCCCGGCCAATATTGGCGCGAAAAGGATCGCGAGCGCGTCTACCCCACCGAATTCGTCGACGCGCTCACCACCAGCGGCTTCCTCTCGGTGCTGATCCCCGAGGAATATGGCGGCGCCGGCCTCCCGCTCTCGGCCGCGGCCGCGATCCTCGAGGAGATCCAGCAGCAGGGCGCCAACGGCGGCGCGTGCCACGCGCAGATGTACGTCATGGGCACGATCCTGCGCCACGGCAGCGAGGAGCAGAAGCAGCGCTATTTGCCCGACGTCGCCAGCGGCAAGCTGCGCCTCCAGGCATTCGGCGTCACCGAGCCGACCAGCGGCACCGACACCGGTTCGCTCAAGACCTTCGCGCGCCGCGATGGTGATCGCTACATCGTCTCGGGCCAGAAGATCTGGACCAGCCGCGCGCTCCAGTCGGATCTCATGGTCCTCCTCGCGCGCACCACCCCGCAGGATCAGCTCACCAAGCGCACCGATGGTCTCTCGGTCTTCCTCGTCGACATGCGCGAAGCGCTGAAGGAGGGCATGACGATCCGACCGATCCAGACGATGATGAACCATTCGTCGACCGAGGTCTTCTTTGACGACGTCCCCGTCCCCGCCGCGAACCTGATCGGTGAGGAAGGCAAGGGCTTCAAGTACATCCTGTCGGGCATGAACGCCGAGCGCGCGCTGATCGCCGCCGAGTGCATCGGCGACGCCAAATGGTTCATCGAAAAGGCCACCGCCTACGCCAATGAACGCAAGGTGTTCGGCCGCCCGATCGGCCAGAACCAGGGCATCCAATTCCCGATCGCGCGCGCCTATGCCCAGATGCGCGCCGCCGAGCTGCTGACGCACGAGGCGATCCGGCTGTACGAGGCGGGCGAGAATTGCGGTGCCGAGGCGAACATGGCCAAGATGCTCGCCGCCGAGGCAAGCTGGGCCGCTGGCGAGGCGTGCATCCAGACGCATGGCGGCTTCGGATTCGCAGAAGAGTACGACGTCGAACGCAAGTTCCGCGAAACCCGCCTCTATCAGGTCGCACCGATCTCGACGAACCTGATCCTGTCATTCGTCTCGGAACACGTGCTGGGCCTGCCCCGCTCGTTCTGA
- a CDS encoding cobalamin-binding protein, protein MAAHPRVVSLLPSATEIAVALGLGEQLLGRSHECDYPPFVKALPVLTSTKLEKGLTSIEIDRRVQEIVRQGLSVYAVDAEALRALKPDVILTQSQCAVCAVTPADLEEALSAWVGTAPHLLSLAPDDLGDVWGDIGRVGAAVGAEDRAVEVVADLRLRMAALEDRARQRGTRPTIAAIEWIEPLMAAGNWVPELIEIAGGTPLFATPGQHSPWLEWQALLAADPDIIVMMPCGYRVPQTMIDMAPLAYRQDWRSLRAVREGRVFVTDGQYFFNRPGPRLVESAEIIAACIEGTDDTSGEQRWIRLPAQ, encoded by the coding sequence ATGGCCGCGCATCCGCGAGTCGTATCGCTGCTGCCGAGCGCGACCGAGATCGCCGTCGCGCTGGGGCTCGGCGAGCAATTGCTCGGCCGCTCGCATGAATGCGATTACCCGCCGTTCGTGAAGGCGCTGCCCGTCCTCACCTCGACGAAGCTCGAAAAGGGGCTGACCTCGATCGAAATCGACCGGCGCGTGCAGGAGATCGTGCGCCAGGGCCTGTCGGTCTATGCCGTCGACGCCGAGGCGTTGCGCGCGCTCAAGCCCGACGTGATCCTCACCCAGTCGCAATGCGCGGTCTGCGCGGTGACGCCCGCCGACCTTGAAGAGGCGCTGTCCGCCTGGGTCGGCACCGCGCCGCACTTGCTGTCGCTCGCCCCCGACGATCTCGGCGATGTCTGGGGTGACATCGGTCGCGTCGGCGCCGCGGTCGGCGCGGAGGATCGCGCCGTCGAGGTGGTCGCCGATCTGCGGCTGCGCATGGCCGCGCTGGAGGATCGCGCGCGCCAGCGCGGCACGCGGCCGACGATCGCCGCGATCGAGTGGATCGAACCGCTGATGGCCGCCGGCAACTGGGTGCCCGAACTGATCGAGATCGCCGGCGGCACGCCGCTGTTCGCCACCCCCGGCCAGCATTCGCCATGGCTCGAATGGCAAGCGCTGCTCGCCGCCGATCCCGACATCATCGTCATGATGCCGTGCGGCTATCGCGTGCCGCAGACGATGATCGACATGGCCCCGCTCGCGTACCGCCAGGATTGGCGCTCACTGCGCGCGGTGCGCGAGGGGCGCGTGTTCGTCACCGACGGCCAATATTTCTTCAACCGCCCCGGCCCGCGACTGGTCGAATCCGCCGAGATTATCGCCGCCTGCATCGAAGGCACCGACGACACCAGCGGCGAGCAACGCTGGATCCGCCTCCCTGCGCAATAG
- a CDS encoding AMP-binding protein: MATAPAAPTPPPFKRFPQKGPDVAVEHRPDGTILVRSNHAMAQAAQSVPHLLADQAASTPDRPMLMQRAPGHGAWQGVTYAEAKRAADGVAQWLLDRGLGADDAVLCLSPNSISQALLMLGCYTAGVPIAPISPAYSLISTDHAKLKHCFATVRPRVVFAENATQFARAFDTLRTLAPDLTFVTVDGGDGTIAFADLAATLPTPAVDAARGALTHATVAKYLFTSGSTGMPKGVPQHQGMLVNLLAAQDGLRDDPDPVDHPISLDWMPWSHISAGNIHFNGNIKAGGTLYMDEGKPVAGLFETTIKNLYEISPNTFGSAPVAFAMLADAMERDPVLRRAFFKNLRYMGYGGATLSDDLYERMQALAIAETGERLPFVTMYGATETQGVTVVHWASERVGLIGLPLPGTTLKLVPSGDKLEVRVKGPTVTTGYHNDPEKTAAAFDDEGYYKLGDAARFLDPDRPEEGLVFDGRVTEDFKLSSGTWVSVGTLRPDIVAACSPYIHDAVVAGQDKPFVAILAWPSQAALQTLAEAVPGADPIPTLEGLVAEKLAAFNAEAGGGSRRVGRFTILRSPPSIDAGEITDKGYVNQRATLTARADFVTALYADEVTEGVIDLRGS; the protein is encoded by the coding sequence ATGGCCACCGCGCCGGCAGCCCCAACGCCGCCTCCGTTCAAACGCTTCCCCCAAAAGGGCCCCGACGTCGCCGTCGAGCATCGCCCCGACGGGACGATCCTGGTCCGCTCGAACCATGCGATGGCGCAGGCGGCGCAATCCGTGCCGCACCTGCTCGCCGATCAGGCCGCCAGCACGCCCGATCGCCCGATGCTGATGCAGCGCGCGCCCGGCCACGGGGCGTGGCAGGGCGTCACCTATGCCGAGGCGAAGCGCGCGGCGGACGGAGTCGCGCAATGGCTGCTCGATCGCGGGCTGGGTGCAGACGACGCGGTGCTGTGCCTCAGCCCGAATTCGATCAGCCAGGCGCTGCTGATGCTCGGCTGCTACACCGCCGGCGTGCCGATCGCCCCGATCAGCCCCGCCTACAGCCTGATCTCGACCGACCACGCCAAGCTCAAGCATTGCTTCGCCACTGTCCGCCCGCGCGTGGTCTTCGCCGAAAATGCCACGCAATTCGCCCGCGCGTTCGACACGCTCCGCACCCTCGCGCCCGATCTTACCTTCGTCACCGTCGATGGCGGCGACGGCACGATCGCCTTCGCCGATCTCGCCGCGACCTTGCCCACCCCCGCGGTCGACGCCGCCCGCGGCGCGCTCACTCACGCCACCGTCGCCAAATATCTCTTCACCTCGGGCTCGACGGGAATGCCCAAGGGCGTGCCGCAGCACCAGGGCATGCTCGTCAACCTGCTCGCCGCGCAGGACGGCCTGCGCGATGATCCCGATCCCGTCGATCACCCGATCTCGCTCGATTGGATGCCATGGAGCCACATCTCGGCGGGCAACATCCACTTCAACGGCAACATCAAGGCCGGCGGCACACTGTACATGGACGAAGGCAAGCCCGTCGCTGGCTTGTTCGAAACGACGATCAAGAACCTCTACGAAATCTCCCCCAACACCTTCGGCTCGGCGCCTGTCGCCTTCGCGATGCTGGCCGACGCGATGGAGCGCGATCCCGTGCTGCGCCGCGCCTTCTTCAAGAACCTGCGCTACATGGGCTATGGCGGCGCCACGCTATCGGACGATCTGTATGAACGGATGCAGGCGCTCGCCATCGCCGAGACGGGCGAGCGCCTCCCCTTCGTCACCATGTATGGCGCGACCGAAACGCAGGGCGTGACAGTGGTACATTGGGCGTCCGAGCGCGTCGGGCTGATCGGCCTCCCGCTGCCCGGCACGACGCTGAAACTGGTGCCGAGCGGCGACAAGCTCGAAGTGCGCGTCAAGGGCCCGACCGTCACGACGGGCTACCACAATGATCCCGAAAAGACCGCCGCCGCCTTCGATGACGAAGGCTATTACAAGCTCGGCGACGCCGCGCGCTTCCTCGATCCCGACCGCCCCGAGGAAGGCCTCGTGTTCGACGGCCGCGTTACCGAGGATTTCAAGCTCTCGTCGGGCACCTGGGTTTCGGTCGGCACGCTGCGCCCCGACATCGTCGCGGCCTGCTCGCCCTATATCCACGATGCGGTCGTCGCGGGGCAAGACAAGCCGTTCGTCGCGATCCTCGCCTGGCCCTCGCAAGCCGCGCTCCAGACGCTCGCCGAAGCGGTGCCCGGCGCCGACCCGATCCCGACGCTCGAAGGCCTAGTCGCCGAGAAACTGGCAGCGTTCAACGCCGAAGCCGGCGGCGGCTCCCGCCGCGTCGGCCGCTTCACGATCCTGCGCTCGCCGCCCTCGATCGACGCCGGCGAGATCACCGACAAGGGCTACGTCAACCAGCGCGCCACCCTCACCGCCCGCGCCGATTTCGTGACCGCACTCTACGCCGACGAGGTGACAGAGGGTGTGATCGACCTGCGCGGCAGCTGA
- a CDS encoding arylamine N-acetyltransferase family protein gives MSSAFNLPTYLDRIRLPARPTLDHLGLAAMQRAHRLTIPFENLDVALGRGIDISSDAVFGKLVVAARGGYCFEQNRLFLDALHALGFDARPLLARVWLNGDGVPPLSHTLSLVTIDGQAWIADAGFGGSYAPPLPLVDGAEAEAKDGARFRLTRDDTHSWMLARDGEPGSTDGRGGGEGFQPQFSFTTNEVWPADLAVANHWTSTVPDGRFTTLRLASIVLPHGFASLTDRAYRRRAGAEEAAGTIDDPRVYRMRLGLMFGIALSAEEVAALGLF, from the coding sequence GTGAGTTCGGCGTTCAACTTGCCGACCTATCTCGACCGTATCCGGCTGCCGGCGCGACCGACGCTGGATCATCTCGGGCTGGCGGCGATGCAGCGCGCGCATCGGCTGACGATCCCGTTCGAGAACCTCGACGTGGCGCTGGGGCGGGGGATCGACATCTCGTCCGACGCGGTGTTCGGCAAGCTCGTAGTGGCGGCGCGTGGCGGCTATTGTTTCGAGCAGAACCGGCTGTTCCTCGATGCGCTGCATGCGCTGGGGTTCGACGCGCGGCCGTTGCTGGCGCGGGTGTGGCTGAACGGCGACGGCGTGCCGCCGCTGTCGCACACGTTGAGCCTGGTGACGATCGACGGGCAGGCCTGGATTGCCGACGCCGGGTTTGGCGGCAGCTATGCCCCGCCGCTGCCGCTGGTCGATGGTGCGGAAGCCGAAGCGAAGGACGGTGCGCGGTTTCGGCTGACGCGTGATGATACGCACAGCTGGATGCTGGCGCGTGATGGCGAGCCGGGCTCGACCGACGGGCGCGGCGGGGGCGAGGGGTTCCAGCCGCAGTTCAGCTTCACCACCAACGAGGTGTGGCCGGCGGATCTGGCGGTGGCGAACCACTGGACCTCGACCGTGCCGGACGGGCGGTTCACGACGCTTCGGCTGGCGAGCATCGTGTTGCCGCATGGCTTCGCGAGCCTGACTGACCGGGCGTATCGCCGGCGTGCGGGGGCGGAGGAGGCCGCGGGGACGATCGATGATCCGCGGGTGTATCGGATGCGGCTGGGGCTGATGTTCGGAATCGCGCTGTCGGCGGAAGAAGTGGCGGCGCTGGGGTTGTTTTGA
- a CDS encoding acyl-CoA dehydrogenase, translating into MPYVAPIAEQRFVLEQIVGIDELAGTERFAAASPDVIDAVLEGIAQLAEGEWAPLARAGDTVGAKWTPDGVVMPAGFKEAYRAYVEGGWGTIGVPEAFGGQGLPFAVQLAVLETLGSANMGFALCPILSVGAIEALQHHGTPEQQETWLPKLATGEWTGTMNLTEPQAGSDVGALRSMAIPRGDGTFAIKGTKIYISFGDHDLAENIVHLVLARTPDAPAGTRGISLFLVPKVRADGTPNDVRVVSIEHKMGLHASPTCVLAFGDNDDCLGELIGPEFGGMRAMFTMMNNARLNVGLQGVQVAEGATQKAVEYARERIQGAREGRPIAIIEHPDVRRMLMRMKAQTQAARALVYYAAGQVDRATLGDAAARDRLEIATPLAKAHGTDIGNEVASLGVQIHGGMGYVEETGAAQFFRDARITPIYEGTNGIQAADLVGRKLSLSNGAAFATLIEDLRATKHERLGELVAACEAVGRRLQTADSDDRNAASYPFLTMLSVATCGWLLEREAAAAGDDAFGRTKRAVVAFYLDQIVPEALGLRAAADAPAAALYALEAEAFAA; encoded by the coding sequence ATGCCTTACGTCGCCCCCATCGCCGAGCAGCGCTTCGTCCTCGAACAGATCGTCGGCATCGACGAACTCGCGGGCACCGAACGCTTCGCCGCCGCCAGCCCCGACGTGATCGACGCGGTTCTGGAAGGGATCGCGCAACTGGCGGAGGGCGAATGGGCGCCGCTCGCGCGCGCTGGCGATACGGTGGGCGCGAAGTGGACGCCCGATGGCGTCGTGATGCCGGCGGGGTTCAAGGAAGCCTACCGCGCCTATGTCGAGGGCGGCTGGGGGACGATCGGCGTTCCGGAAGCGTTCGGCGGGCAGGGGCTGCCGTTCGCGGTGCAGCTGGCGGTGCTCGAAACGCTCGGCAGTGCCAACATGGGCTTCGCGCTTTGCCCGATCCTGTCGGTCGGCGCGATCGAGGCGTTGCAGCATCACGGCACGCCCGAGCAGCAGGAAACCTGGCTCCCGAAGCTCGCGACTGGCGAATGGACCGGCACGATGAACCTGACCGAGCCGCAGGCGGGCAGCGACGTCGGCGCGCTGCGATCGATGGCAATCCCGCGCGGTGACGGCACGTTCGCGATCAAGGGCACCAAGATCTACATCTCGTTCGGCGACCATGATCTGGCCGAGAACATCGTCCACCTCGTGCTCGCGCGCACGCCCGATGCGCCCGCGGGCACGCGCGGCATCTCGCTGTTCCTGGTGCCTAAGGTGCGCGCCGATGGCACGCCCAACGACGTCCGCGTCGTCTCGATCGAGCACAAGATGGGGCTGCATGCCTCGCCGACCTGCGTGCTGGCGTTCGGCGACAACGACGATTGCCTCGGCGAGCTGATCGGGCCGGAGTTCGGCGGGATGCGCGCGATGTTCACGATGATGAACAATGCGCGGCTGAACGTCGGGCTGCAGGGTGTGCAGGTGGCCGAGGGCGCGACGCAGAAGGCGGTGGAATATGCCCGCGAGCGGATCCAGGGCGCGCGCGAGGGGCGGCCGATCGCGATCATCGAGCATCCCGACGTGCGGCGGATGCTGATGCGGATGAAGGCGCAAACTCAGGCGGCGCGTGCGCTGGTCTATTATGCCGCAGGGCAGGTCGATCGTGCGACGCTGGGAGATGCCGCTGCGCGCGACCGGCTGGAGATCGCGACGCCGCTCGCCAAGGCGCACGGTACCGATATCGGCAACGAGGTCGCTAGCCTTGGCGTGCAGATCCATGGCGGCATGGGCTATGTCGAGGAGACGGGCGCGGCGCAGTTCTTCCGGGATGCGCGGATCACGCCGATCTACGAGGGAACGAACGGCATTCAGGCGGCTGATCTGGTCGGGCGCAAACTGTCGCTGTCGAACGGCGCGGCGTTCGCGACGCTGATCGAGGATCTGCGCGCGACCAAGCATGAGCGGCTCGGCGAGTTGGTGGCGGCGTGCGAGGCGGTCGGGCGGCGGTTGCAGACTGCGGACAGCGACGATCGCAACGCGGCGAGCTATCCGTTCCTGACGATGTTGTCGGTCGCGACGTGCGGCTGGCTGCTCGAGCGCGAAGCCGCGGCGGCGGGCGACGATGCGTTCGGACGCACCAAGCGGGCGGTGGTGGCCTTTTACCTCGACCAGATCGTGCCCGAGGCGCTCGGCTTGCGCGCGGCCGCCGATGCGCCGGCTGCGGCGCTCTATGCGTTAGAGGCGGAGGCGTTCGCGGCGTGA
- a CDS encoding L-threonylcarbamoyladenylate synthase translates to MTAQHPRIVQYDDAAVAEAAALIRAGGIVAVPTETVYGLAADATDAEAVARIYAAKGRPSFNPLIVHLPDLAAAERIAIFDSHACALATRWWPGPLTLVLPLRPDSGIASLVTAGLDTIAIRVPAHRAMQALLAATGRPLAAPSANASNAISPTRAAHVAASLRERVPLILDDGPTSAGLESTIVGSAMILRPGPITAEQLGLPNAPPSEQITAPGQLATHYAPAKPLRLDAISRAPDEWLIGFGAITGDDTLSPAGNPIEAAARLFDALHRADAAPPPRIAIAPIPAAGIGAAINDRLRRAAHR, encoded by the coding sequence ATGACGGCTCAACACCCCAGGATCGTGCAATACGACGACGCGGCGGTCGCCGAGGCGGCGGCGCTGATCCGCGCCGGCGGAATCGTCGCGGTGCCGACCGAGACCGTCTACGGCCTCGCCGCCGACGCCACCGATGCCGAGGCGGTCGCGCGGATTTACGCCGCCAAGGGTCGGCCGAGCTTCAACCCATTGATCGTCCACCTCCCCGATCTCGCCGCCGCCGAACGGATCGCGATATTCGACTCCCACGCCTGCGCGCTGGCGACCCGCTGGTGGCCCGGGCCACTCACGCTGGTCCTCCCCCTGCGCCCCGACTCGGGCATCGCCAGCCTCGTCACCGCCGGGCTGGACACGATCGCGATCCGCGTTCCCGCACATCGCGCGATGCAGGCGCTGCTCGCCGCGACCGGGCGCCCGCTCGCCGCCCCCTCCGCCAACGCCAGCAACGCGATCAGCCCCACCCGCGCCGCGCACGTGGCCGCGAGCCTGCGCGAACGCGTCCCGCTGATTCTCGACGACGGCCCCACCAGCGCCGGCCTCGAATCGACCATCGTCGGCAGTGCCATGATCCTGCGCCCCGGCCCGATCACCGCCGAACAGCTCGGCCTGCCGAACGCCCCCCCGAGCGAGCAGATCACCGCCCCCGGCCAGCTCGCGACGCACTACGCCCCCGCCAAACCGCTCCGCCTCGACGCAATCTCCCGCGCGCCCGACGAATGGCTGATCGGCTTCGGCGCCATCACCGGCGACGACACCCTCTCCCCCGCCGGAAACCCGATCGAAGCCGCCGCCCGCCTCTTCGACGCGCTCCACCGCGCCGACGCCGCGCCGCCCCCACGCATCGCCATCGCCCCGATCCCCGCCGCCGGTATCGGCGCCGCCATCAACGATCGCCTCCGCCGCGCCGCGCACCGCTAG
- the galE gene encoding UDP-glucose 4-epimerase GalE has translation MALDGKVMVTGGAGYIGSHAVLALLDAGYDVLVIDNLVTGFDWAVDPRATLVTIAVEDPGVRDVIREQNVRAIMHFAGSVVVPESVVDPLKYYRNNTAATRSLIESAVAEGVPHFIFSSTAATYGNPTKVPITENDPQEPINPYGMSKLMTEAMLRDVAAAHPLNYGALRYFNVAGADPAGRSGQSTVGATHLIKIAVEAATGKRAAVGVFGTDFATRDGTGVRDYIHVSDLADAHVAALKQLIAAPGESFTFNCGYGRGFSVLEVLDAVDRVTNMTIERRIEGRRAGDPAELVADNSAILAALDWQPKRAELDGIVRDALGWERKLAEMGK, from the coding sequence ATGGCACTCGATGGCAAGGTGATGGTGACGGGCGGGGCCGGCTATATCGGCAGCCACGCAGTGCTGGCGCTGCTCGACGCTGGCTATGACGTGCTGGTGATCGACAATCTCGTCACCGGGTTCGACTGGGCGGTCGATCCGCGCGCCACGCTCGTCACCATCGCCGTCGAGGATCCCGGTGTGCGCGACGTTATCCGCGAGCAGAACGTGCGCGCGATCATGCACTTCGCCGGATCGGTGGTCGTGCCCGAATCCGTCGTCGACCCGCTCAAATATTATCGCAACAACACCGCCGCCACGCGCAGCCTGATCGAAAGCGCGGTTGCCGAGGGCGTACCGCACTTCATCTTCTCGTCGACCGCGGCGACCTACGGCAATCCCACCAAGGTGCCGATCACCGAGAACGACCCGCAGGAGCCGATCAACCCCTACGGCATGTCGAAACTGATGACCGAAGCGATGCTGCGCGATGTCGCCGCGGCGCACCCGCTCAACTACGGCGCGCTGCGCTACTTCAACGTCGCCGGCGCCGATCCCGCGGGGCGCAGCGGGCAATCGACCGTGGGCGCGACTCACCTCATCAAGATCGCGGTCGAGGCGGCGACCGGCAAGCGCGCCGCCGTCGGCGTGTTCGGCACCGATTTCGCCACCCGCGACGGCACTGGTGTACGCGATTACATCCACGTCTCGGACCTTGCCGACGCGCATGTCGCCGCGCTCAAGCAGCTGATCGCAGCGCCTGGCGAGAGCTTCACCTTCAACTGCGGCTACGGCCGCGGCTTCTCGGTGCTCGAAGTGCTCGACGCGGTCGATCGCGTTACCAACATGACGATCGAGCGCCGCATCGAAGGCCGCCGCGCGGGCGACCCCGCCGAGCTCGTCGCCGACAATAGCGCGATCCTGGCTGCGCTCGATTGGCAGCCAAAGCGCGCCGAACTCGACGGCATCGTGCGCGACGCGCTCGGCTGGGAACGCAAGCTGGCGGAAATGGGCAAGTGA
- a CDS encoding HpcH/HpaI aldolase/citrate lyase family protein, which produces MRLRSLLFVPGDRPERFPKAVATGADALILDLEDSVVPASKAAARAAVRDWIGAPYEDDRPAVFVRINPIDSDDVAADLEALSGLAIDGIVLPKAEGADSVAMLLARLPGDYLVLPVASETPAAVFRLGTFADVAGRLAGVTWGAEDLPAAIGAMTAREDDGSYTDPYRVVRALTLFGAHAAGVPAIETVFPDFRNLDALAAYAARGRRDGFTGMLAIHPTQVAVINQAFTPSEAELTHARAVIAAFDANPTAGALQLNGKMIDAPHLKSARRLLGLV; this is translated from the coding sequence GTGAGGCTCCGCTCGCTGCTCTTCGTCCCCGGTGACCGCCCCGAACGCTTCCCCAAGGCCGTCGCCACCGGCGCCGACGCACTGATCCTCGATCTCGAGGATTCGGTCGTCCCGGCCAGCAAGGCCGCGGCGCGCGCGGCGGTGCGCGACTGGATCGGCGCCCCGTACGAGGATGATCGCCCCGCCGTATTCGTGCGGATCAATCCGATCGACAGCGACGACGTGGCCGCCGATCTGGAGGCACTCTCGGGTTTGGCGATCGACGGGATCGTACTTCCCAAGGCCGAAGGCGCGGACTCGGTCGCGATGCTGCTCGCGCGGCTGCCGGGCGATTATCTCGTGCTGCCGGTGGCGAGCGAGACGCCCGCCGCGGTATTCCGGCTCGGCACCTTCGCCGATGTCGCCGGGCGGCTCGCCGGCGTCACTTGGGGCGCGGAGGATCTCCCCGCCGCGATCGGCGCGATGACCGCGCGCGAGGACGACGGCAGCTACACCGATCCCTACCGTGTCGTCCGCGCGCTCACCCTGTTCGGCGCCCACGCCGCCGGCGTCCCCGCGATCGAAACCGTATTCCCCGATTTCCGCAATCTAGACGCGCTCGCCGCTTACGCCGCCCGCGGCCGCCGCGACGGCTTCACCGGCATGCTCGCGATTCACCCGACGCAAGTCGCGGTGATCAACCAGGCCTTCACCCCCAGCGAAGCCGAACTCACCCACGCCCGCGCCGTCATCGCCGCCTTCGACGCCAACCCCACCGCCGGCGCGCTCCAACTCAACGGCAAAATGATCGACGCCCCGCACCTGAAAAGCGCGCGGCGGTTGTTGGGTCTGGTCTGA
- a CDS encoding acyl-CoA dehydrogenase family protein, with the protein MNRGQQIAARVETFVRERIVPYERDPRSTAHGPTDELVQEMRGLAREAGLLTPHILADGGHLTHRETADVLRASGLSPLGPLAVNVMAPDEGNMYLLGKAASPELKERFLKPLVSGEARSAFFMTEPADDGPNGAGGAGSDPSMMLTTAKRDGNHWVVNGRKTFITGAHGAKVGIVMAMAEEGASMFLVDLPDPAIRIDRVLETIDSSMPGGHSVVTIDNLRIPADQMLGQPGDGFKLAQVRLAPARLTHCMRWHGACERAHEIAADYANRRHAFGKPLVDHEGVGFMLAENLIDLKQSELMIDWCADVLDTGALGTVESSMAKVAVSEALMRIADRCVQVMGGKGVSGDTIVEQVFREIRAFRIYDGPTEVHKWSLAKKVKRDWKAAQG; encoded by the coding sequence ATGAACAGAGGCCAGCAGATCGCCGCCAGGGTCGAAACCTTCGTGCGCGAACGCATCGTCCCCTACGAGCGTGACCCGCGTTCCACCGCGCACGGCCCGACCGACGAACTCGTCCAGGAGATGCGCGGGCTTGCACGCGAGGCCGGCCTGCTCACCCCGCACATCCTCGCCGACGGCGGCCACCTCACGCATCGCGAGACCGCCGATGTGCTGCGCGCCTCGGGCCTTTCCCCGCTCGGCCCACTCGCGGTCAACGTCATGGCGCCCGACGAAGGCAATATGTACCTGCTCGGCAAGGCCGCCAGCCCCGAGCTGAAGGAGCGTTTCCTGAAACCCCTCGTCAGCGGCGAGGCGCGCTCGGCCTTCTTCATGACCGAGCCGGCCGACGACGGACCGAATGGTGCGGGGGGCGCCGGCTCCGACCCGTCGATGATGCTGACCACCGCCAAGCGCGACGGCAATCACTGGGTCGTCAACGGCCGCAAGACCTTCATCACTGGCGCGCACGGCGCGAAGGTCGGCATCGTCATGGCAATGGCCGAGGAAGGCGCGTCGATGTTCCTGGTCGATCTGCCCGATCCCGCGATCCGCATCGATCGCGTGCTTGAGACGATCGACAGCTCGATGCCCGGCGGGCACTCGGTCGTCACCATCGACAACCTCCGCATCCCCGCCGATCAGATGCTCGGCCAGCCCGGCGATGGCTTCAAGCTCGCCCAGGTCCGTCTCGCCCCCGCCCGCCTTACGCACTGCATGCGCTGGCACGGCGCGTGCGAGCGCGCGCACGAGATCGCCGCGGACTATGCCAACCGCCGCCACGCCTTCGGCAAGCCGCTCGTCGACCACGAAGGCGTCGGCTTCATGCTCGCCGAGAACCTCATCGACCTGAAACAGTCCGAGCTGATGATCGACTGGTGCGCCGATGTGCTCGACACCGGCGCGCTCGGCACGGTCGAAAGCTCGATGGCGAAGGTCGCGGTGTCCGAAGCGCTGATGCGCATCGCCGATCGCTGCGTCCAGGTGATGGGCGGCAAGGGCGTCAGCGGCGATACGATCGTCGAACAGGTGTTCCGCGAGATCCGCGCGTTCCGTATCTACGACGGCCCCACCGAAGTGCATAAGTGGAGCCTCGCCAAGAAGGTGAAGCGCGATTGGAAGGCGGCGCAGGGCTGA